CCATTTAAAATCATCTCCATCTGAAGATTTTGCCCCCCACCTGTGCTTCAGAACCCCATCATCCCGAAAGCATCCTATCCTTGCCATTAAGAGCTTGCGACTGTCAACTGCAGCACTGATGAAGTTCGCAAGTGTAGGGTCTAAGTTCTGGGCAGCAGCTTTATGATCCTTACTCACTAAGGAAGTTCATCTGGGAGCTGGGAGTCATACTGATGGACCATTTCATTCTCAACATATGACTTCGACTCAACGGGGTTAGGTTGCACAGTCAAGAAAGAATGAGATAGATCAACAACATCTTGAATGTTTCTTGACTTGGACCGCGCAACAGCACATGCTGGAAAAGCAAGAAGAAACATCGCAGAGAGATCAGGCAAATCGCAAACTACTGGCTTGCTTTCATTTATTGTACTGGGAAAAACATTACCATAAGCAAGGACATTTCCCAGTTTGAGGCTGACATTGTCTATGGGGAACTTTTTACACACACCCAACTGGACCAAGCCCGTAACAATGTCAGACTTCAAGTAAATAGTGTGTAACAGGACACTAATGCACCCCATCTCGATATAAATAACAAAGGACATTCACGCCAGTATATGACGCATCAGAGAAGGGCAAAATGAAGGGATTATAGGAAAAGAGCATATTCATCAGTAAGCACATCCGCATAAGGTTTTCacactttttgttcattttaatgagcgacaatgttttctggaacaAAAAATCTTCCAGTAAGACCAATTCTTGCAATTCTTCATAAGTGGTAATCTTACTGGCAAGACACCACTTTTCAAAAAGCGTTTTATTTTCTCTGGCGTATTCAACATAATTTTGTTTGGCTTTCTTTGAACACGATATGTCTCCAGCACCAGTTAATATGCTCCCAACACGGCTGCGTTCACAGTGTCATAGTCTCAATTGGCTCCTCTTGTGCTTTGCCAATGAGGTTAAACTGCAGCAGCAAAGCCCACATCTTTCAGCTAATACAACCTTGCAGCAACACGCTCAAAAGCAAGAAAATAAGAGTCTACTTCTGATTTATGAAAGGGCAGTATTAATCTGACATAGCAACATCAAATTCAGATTTAGACACAAAGCTATCAATAGAGGAAGGTGGTCTAGAACAAGGTACAGGTATCGGTTGACTACTTAGAGTCTGCACTTCTAACTCAAGCTTAAGCAACTTAATGTCACAATTTGCTTGGAATTCAAGATCCCAGACAAAGCAGCTGTGTCTCATGCTCCTGCTTCTATCATGTGAGATCAAGCTCTTTTAGTTGCAAGCTAACATGAGGATCTACTGAAGCTGCTTTATTTGGCAAGTTCAAAAAGTGTATAAGCCGGGTtggtgatggcgcagtggataagatgcatgctattggtcggagagacctgggtttgaatccactgtgagacaccaatgtgtccctgagcaagacacttaacccctagttgctccagaggcgtgcgacctctgacatatgtagcaattgtaagttgctttggataaaagcgtcagctaaatgaataaatgtaaaatgtataaagaGGGAACTAGACACTAGACATAACAAAGCACAACTCAGACTgaactagactagactagagaAACATAGAGAAAGAAGACACAACATAAAACAGAAGATGTTTTATCCTTTAACCAGTTGCCCTACTCAGCCATATCCATCTGGACCACTCCCTGGAGTACAGGTTTTGGGAGAAGCAGGCACATCGGTGCACCTTACTATCCTCCAGAGACGTCTGGAAACAACTGTCCCAACTCCCACATCCAACACATCCACCTCCTCAATGAACTGTCTTCAAGGGTTAGTCATCCTCAAGACAAGAGCCAAAGTAAAGTAGGTCCTAAGAGTCTCAAAGGCAGACTAGGCAGAAGAAGACCACTGGAAGGACCACTGCAACCTGACTGTATTCAAATAAAGCAATGATAAAAATCTAAGCAAATAAACTATTGCAAAGTTTATGAAGAAGCAAAACCTCTTAGAGTCAATAACTGGCGCCCTCATTAGCAGTAATAACTTCAACCAAACTCCTCCTGTAGTAGAGTTACACACCGCTGTGAAGGAATTTcagcaaaacatttttatcaaaacatCCCCAGACCATCCCACTTGTTAAGAATAATTTGTGGACCTACAAGATAAATTGAGATCCCCAGTTGTAGGGACAGGGCCAAAGCTGAAAGAATTTCATGTTGATATTCTCCTCTGAAACAATCCAGACAAGATAGTAAGCATCGCAGAAGTGCAGTTTCATGAATTACCTTGCCCATTGCAAGATCTTAAAGGTAGATGATAAAATAGGTATCTGTTTTGAACTTTTTGGGGAATGGGGAGTCCAATACATAAAACACCAGTTTTTCGTTAGGCTCACCGAAGCAGTGACTAACAAGTGCAGAAGCTGTGGGgcagaaataaataaagatcCCCTCCCAGCCTGAATCAGCTAACTGAAGAAATCACCACCCACATCCAGATACAATAGCGGTGTCTGATTCGAGAAAAAGCTGATTCAAATGAGTCTCCAGTAAACAactaactgattcaaatgatctggTTCATGTGAGTCTTCAGTTAACCATCTCAAACATGTATTGGAAATAAAACATAGGCTTAAAATAATGCCCATGTGTGCAGTTTCTAAATGCATTTCAAACTAATATGTGTGAGGAAGGAGTTATCACTGGACATGGAATCCGTTTGCAAGCTTTTAATAAGAAACATTGTGGtcgtccaggcaggggtcaatgACAGTGAACACAGCAGAGAAGAACAGGCAGAATGTCAGGGTATCAAGTAGAGAGAATCACAGTCCAATAAACAAGCAATAATCCAGTAGGCTGGCAGAAGTAATCATACACGGGAGACAGACTAAATCAGCAACAGGCAGACAACAGAAATAGTAAACGCTCAGAAACGTAAACAGTAGTAAAACAAGATCTCACAATGAACACAAGAAAGCTGGCAGCTTAAATACTAAAATCCAATGAGCTGCAGCAGGGAGTGCAAGGATGGGGCTCGGAGCGCTAACGGGGCAATTTGCTTTGTAATGTAAGTATATTtactagtggtgggcatagattaattttgtttaatctagattaatctcactgtaatcttggaattaatctagattaatctggattaaaatggctcatttgaattctgcccaaagcattcagaatatgtgtactacccaaataaaataatgattaaaagtaacgttaagtctttgagaatggGTTACTCAAGAGAgctggtgcattagaccaggggctaatcgcctgtttccaaaatgcatcaaaaactgcttgagaaagctgtaaacgaattccacattgcacaaggtgcaaaaaaacttgtttcacacataatccgtctgcattGCGTATGCATttcgtatttttttacgcacccatgttaatggattccagcgttcacacgattgcggtccgtcagtgtgttccaggagcggtgcgtctgcagcagtgcagcgatcgttcacTTAACGAGTAgaggactgcaaacgcgtcctgtgtgaaagcacaatgagtatgagtccatGCTGCTTCTGGACCACATAcgaaatgcacacagactgcatacgcactgcagacggattatgtgtgaaacaggcatacgTCTTGTCTTGTTGTTTCCATTGGGAAGCctcataaaaaaaattcagctagGTATACATCcacgctaaaatatcaaggtgaaagtcatcatagctcgcgtagtatagacccagctcctaACCCaattttgagaatagattaacggcaatagtttttttatcgcccgataagagtctcccattaacgcagcacgttaacgccgataacggcccaccactaatatttacgttaccaaacatttgttataactgtagtaaatataagtaagtTTAACGTGTTAATACCAGTACAAATTACCACCGTATTGATATTATAACTTTTACAAATTACGTTATTGATGGCTAaatgaaccggacctgtcatttaacaattgttagctGTTAATTGTGACCAGTCCttccaaggaagtatccttgacattaaaaatgccttgtgtgtgtgtgtgtgtgtatgtggttgtAGGAAGAGTGGCAGGTGCAGGGTGAATGGGAAATGGAGCTCAATGGATATTTGAAGTCCAGTTTGGAGTGCCCTCTGGTGGCCATGACGGGCACTCTCACAAAATGTTTACATAGCATTCTTTTTGATACATTCTGCACTACTACTTCTGTTTTTGCTACGtcacatttagttttttctagtttataaatactgttttctttaaatacttattaactatttttttctaatattgttattattattttcacttgtTTGCATACATTAAGTACCATCTACtttaattactattttaatatatgtaatgtTTTGAGTGCATGACAAGTCCCACTCCTTGAGGTATTTTGAGCAGAAGGATGATATAAAATGTATAGATGTTAAATGCTGGAAGAGTTCCCATAAAGTGTTTTTCAGAACTAAAGATGGCAATACTTTTCACAGGTCTGACTCGAACAGGCCACTGGATTCTCAAAACAGTGACTCTTCCTTACGCAAAGAGGGGAAATTTCGCATGCTGAACCACATCTTCAGTAAGAAGAAGAAAGAACTGCATCCTTCTCAGCAGACAGACTTGAGTCAAGAATATCAGCTGAAAGAAGAGTCGTCTGAGGTGGATGACATCATCACTATGTTCGAATGCGTCACTGAACCCAGAGATGAGAGCGAAAACAGCTCTGCTGTCAGAAAACTAAATAATGAGTCTGAGAAAGTCCACCTCGCTGAGGACACATCCAGCAAGGACCTCCAAAGCCTCCCACCCATACGCACACAGAGTCTTCCTCCAATCAGTCTAGGGAAGTCCCTGCTGCTAAACTCTCAGACTTTGGCCCACAGGACCAGCGGAGGTCATGTGGCAGGACACTTAGCGCACAGGTCGCAGAAGAGCAAGAGTGAGCATGACCTGTTTGATGGCAAAAGTAAGGATCAAAAAGCTGCCGGATCCAGTCAGATACTTACTCACAAAGCATGGATCTCAAGTCCATCTGAACGGCTGCTTGACAAGCTGCTGCATGATTCCTCAAGCCCTTTAGACGTGCTGTGCTCAAATCACACGCCATACATACAGAGAAGTGACCCAGGTGAGATACTCAGGATTGGTAGGTGATTCTTCATTTAGGTCAACATGTGTGACTCCTAAGCCTATTTTAGTCTCTTTACTAATTTTAGTAATCATCTAAGTTTTAAAAGaatgtgcagttattataatGGCAAATGGCTCTGTAAGTATTACCACATCAGCTACTTTTACCCAGTTTTTTAGGCAGAATTTCACAAATTTGGACTTAAGTGCAATTTACTGTTTTCTGACATTTaattagctttatttaaataaaatgcagttagcTTAAAAAAATTTTGTTACCCAATTAAATGCGACTTAAGTACATGTTAACACATATAGGGAACACACAggaaaaattgttagccttaatgcagtgtaagtcgctttggataaaagcgcctgctaaatgaatgaatgaatgaatgaatgaatgaatgaattattttatttaagtacatCTTTACATGTTATTTAACAATTACTTCTGTTGTCTTTGAAACATGGTTAAAGTTAACTGCAGAATATTCTGACAAGCATTTGCGATCaactaaaatatatgtatttaaatatatttgcaattaccggtaacactttattttaaggtgtccttgttacacttGTTACATGTGCTTactattatgacaatatttacatgcAAGCAACCCTAATCCTAACTCTAGCCAAATAGTAATgtagttaattaatttatttctcagtacttaattgtataattatacagtaacaaggacaccttaaaataaagtgtaacccaattACCATACACCTCTGTAGTGATGAAGTTACAATATGTTACAATTAAAGCATATGAAGTGTAAAAATTAATATCACACTGCTGGTCACAGTGTAATCGAATGCTTTACATGTGCTTTGGTATGAGAAATAACTGCAATTCTTTAAGCTGcatcaaaagattattaaaacattttcaagtGTTAACACATGAAACATTATTTGTTTCAATTGTatcataatttaatgtttaatttttcaaGATGTTAAATAGTCAAGTGTCCCTAATTGAAGAATCATCCAGATATATATCAGTGAATTACTCTGTGAAACGTATAATTTTGTGTCGTCTTCTCTGAGCAGCTCAGAATCATCTTTTACCTCTGAGGGTCAGAGAATCTGCTCTCACACGAAACAGTCTTGCTCCCATCCGGGACCACTGCACTCACAGATGTAAGTTCAGTCCACATATCCTCAGATTTTCCTGCTCCGTTAGACTCTGTCATAGATtattagggccagatttactaaaaggGCCATCTTAAATGATCTGAAATAGCAGGTTAAATCTGAAAGCATCCACAAGTTTttcagctacaaaaaaaaaaaaaaaggctttctaGTGTACTTCAATTAGATTTACAAAGATTGCACAAAATATGATATTGTCTAGGGCTGCATTTGTATTGCATCTTCAGTTTAACAAAACCAGCTTTCATGTGGTCCACAGTTTCCTTGCCACCTGACCAGGTCTCTCAGGGAGTGAAGAAGTCCAAATCTTCTTTAGGAGCGGGTCTGGCTGTACTTCCACCTCCATATGCATCCAAACTGCACCGAGCCGGCGTTCCCCAAAGCCAGTCGCTCGGCTGCTTCCCGACGCCACTGACTGGAGAACCTTTACGAAACATTCAAGTTCTTCCCGCCATCCCTCCGCAGAGAAAACGCAGCCCGTCACAACCCAGAGTCACTCCGACAGTACAAACTGATGGCCTAAAATAAGAGACAActttaaaactgtaatactgttcAGCCTTTCATTTCGATCATGAGGATGCCTGTTTCATAAAACATAAGTCTTAACAAGGCTGTTTTTCatacaattttacaaatattgtcTTTTTCTATGGTATGCATATGGTTTAAATTGTAAGCGTAACATTTAAACATGCTTTAAGCTTATTGTTTAATGTTACTATTAATAAAGAAAACCATTGACGTATGGAATCGTAATCACTTACTATGATATAAATGTAGTCAGTATAATAATAAAGTCTTaatttgatttctttatttttattaaggcCTCAAAGTATTcctaaattttgaaatatttactataacagcactttttaacttaaaataatttcacagtggttcccaatcctggtcctggggcTCAACACAGTTTGTCTCCCCAACAAAACACAACTCATTAGCTGAGACTTAAAGACCTGAAATGCTTGTGTCAGATGAGAGAGACCTCCAAACTgtgtgctgatttttttttctctatcatCATGCCATAACAGTATCACAATCATTCTGATGGCACACTTCTAATAAGGAGAAAGGTTTCTGTGTCTCTCACAGGATTCTCTTAAACATCTGATCTGGGGGTGTGTAAGTCTGGTGAGCCTCACAGTGAACTGTAGTGGGCACCAAagtcacaaaaatacacaaaactacaCATGATTGCTGTAATATAGgggtctccaaccctgctccaacacacctgtctgtaaaGACCAAGTAACCTGACACATTGAGGAACTGCTTCaggtgtttgattggggttggagctcTGCTGGAAAGTGTTATTTCAGCACTGTTTTATCTGGTCCTCCCCAACTTCACACCAATAAATTTGAAATTAACATGTTGGACCCTGCACAATAACAGAAATGCTTCGAAAGTCTTGAGGAATGCAAATTACAGCTGTATTACAGAGGAGAACAGACCACCGAGGACTTTTACATGTTATGACACAAGCTCATGCTCAGTAACATGGAAAGCAGAGCAGATGTACTGTTTGAGATCCTTCAGACAATATACAGcatcatacctgtcaagttttggatttgaaaataagggaaattttccagcgcccattgcgagcagtcccaccaccccaacaaagctccagtatcccttacattttaagacaggtgttatagcccaaattaaaacacaaaagggtatatatgaagagcatttatttaaagtcttatttgcatattttctgttaatttaacattgatgtctttacttacattttattttaattccacacattcttttcatttcatattgcttttctttaacagtttttcttttcatttcacataacttttcttttactcttttagtgagttgttgtaccaatttgttgcagactttgcattctttaaaaaaagtaaattcgctgtcccatttatcacggtatttacacatgggttttggttttttggcaggtgtgccttcactctctattgtagcatccatcatccgtctctgttttttcttttgttgttgttgtttttcccacgttataactcatgtcatctgacctcacacccctcgcgacaggctactacaggtgggagttatcgcgagactagtgacagagctcagattgggaatgtttttattattattattttattaattaataacgcaggtaaaaaaaataaataaataaaaatacgggagatttacgggaaaatactaatacgggaggaggcgggaaagaagggtcaaatacgtgactttcccggccaaaacggatacttgacaggtatgtaGCATACAGAAACCAAGAGGTAAGGTGTTCCTGtgactcagtggtagagcattgtgttaacagCACAAAAGgatgtgggttcaattcccaaggaacatacacactagtaaaaaaaaaaaaaaaaaaaaaatcgattttaaaattatatttagaagTAAGATGTTATTGCTAAATGAAAGTCAGACCACAGATTAAAGGCACAATGATTTAGTTTATTAAAGTCTAATCTGGGTATACATATTTAATTTCGTTTTATAGCCtattactcagaaattgctattataaaggacaaactttattattattggcaTTTCAGtgtcaagttttatttttatttatttagacgtttctgtgttttaaaaagaacaaaagattATGCCTAAAACTAAACGGTCTTAAAACTCTTTATGGTCTTAAAACAGACTTTGTGGTCTCTGATTCAGAGTCAGAGCATAGTTGAGTAGATTTGTCACTTACAGtttattgttaggaaatatttatgcTTGTCAAAACACATCCTAATCTAAAGGCTTTGCCAACAAAAGCGCAGTAACGCTGGTAAAACACACTGTTTTCGCAATACTGTTACAGTGATAGTAACGTTAAAGCTTCAATAACGCCCTTCCAAGTAAATGTTCATACCGAGAGCTAATTCTgtcacttattttcattttgctCTTTATGCAAATACACTGAAAAGCGCGAGCTGCTATTGGCTGCAATGAGATCACTTTACACTGTTTTCGAGCAGTGGGTGATGACTAACGGGAAAAGTAATGCATTCTGAAGATATTATGAATCACTGGGTTGTTTAAATGACTGACAGCTCTGCCGACCAATCACGAGAGGAGTTTCGGGCCGTCGCTCGTCTTGAGTTTGCGCATGCGCACAATGCTTCAATCTGTAGAACAAACGGTCGTCTTCAGTGGTAGTGAGCGCGCTCGCAGGACGTTCCAGATGAGTGTGCGCTTACGTGCAAATAAAACCGGAAATAGCTCGCAAAGGAGGAGCAGAAACGTTAGACTTGGTTATCCGCGATGTTTTATAAGTGTTCAAATTTACAGTAGCTCATATGATGTGATGCCACTCTGaaggtaagaaaaatatataattcaaataaatgtattgtgcTTTGCAATACTAGTCCAGTCAGTGAATACATGttcttatataaattatttttgggAGTTTGTACAGATATATTGATGGTGTCCTTGCCAGCGATAtaaatttattgtaataattagGGTTTTTGCTGTTTTATATTGTTTCATTGAATATAGaattttaagttgtaatttttttttttttttttttttttttttttttttttttttttacattgttttagcGCGCTGGGTGTGAGAAAAGCGcattattaatcaaatgtattattattattattatcatggaaagaaaagtataaatactatatatatatatatatatatatatatatatatatatatatatatatatattaaggtttAAGGAGGCCACACACATTCTCACTAAAACACCAATCTAGAATGTTTTAAGCTTCAGATGATATCAAGAATCAAAACATTGTAATAATCTGTAGTAGAAAATACTGTATATGACTGATAACTGTAGCACTTTTGAAATCTCAAAACTACATGGGGAAATTGATCTATTAtctaaatttatataaatttatctTAACCATTATCTATTTACAGACAGATTATTTTGTGTCtctgaaaaatatttatctgTGACATTGTGTCATGTTGACTGTCAAAGTGTTTTGTGTCTATTTGTTAATGGACACATTAATGTATTTAGATGTTTATCTAGACCCTCGGGGTAAGATAGCATTTATAGTGTTGCTATTATGACGTACCTAAGGGATTCACAGACTACGAGAAACTAGATTCTCTGGACTAATGTACTTCATTTCCAAGAGCCATGTCTGGTGCAAACCAGGCAGCATCGCATTCGCTGTGTTGAAGCATGGTGGTGCTAGCATCGCCCTGTTTGGGGTGTTTTTCAGTGGCAGAGGCCGGGGAACTGGTCAGGTTAAATACAGAGACATCCTTAGGAGTGTTCAAAACCTCAGACcggttcaccttccaacaggtCAGGGACCTAAGTAGCCCTAAGCAAGTCTCCCAAACCCCTGCCCAAAAAGCTGTCAAAGGTGCCTCAGGTAAGCTCTGAGTCTGAGTTAAAGGTAGGGTGGGCGATTTCAGAGATTTCGCAATCGCTAGCTAGCGTTGGAAGCGtaagatcccaccctccctgcaaatcactctccaaagccacgcctcctccaTGCTCGAGGGGATCGTTGACTGGACGAACTCTTTATGGTCCTACACAGATGACATACATTTAGAGCACTTAACTTATTAAAATTCATCAGAATACATTAAGAGCACTTaacttattaaaatacattaggAAACATTTAGAGCATTTAACTTATTGATTGCTATCGGGATGTGAAGacactttcaaccagcataactaaaaatgtttttttgaaccaaatcacctagggtctgaatacttatgtcaatgtttctctctctctttctctctctctctctctctctctcttattttttataatgaatttCATCACAAATCTGTTTTTGCTCTGTCATTATGGGGATAGTGTAGATTTATTTGTAGAtagtatatttattcattttttacattacattattggCTCAAATACTGTACGTGTTGTGTGAAGGGGTACAATAAGTACATGAGTCACGCTTGTTAGTAAATATGGTTCTGAATTAAaactcattttgatatttttggttgGCATGTAGTACAAATATGAAAGGATATCCAATATATCAGGGCATTTgaactttttaattaaaagtcaAGATTAGTtcaggttaaaaaaaattgtgctgtgTCTCTCCAAAAACTATTGATATTTATAAATGGATAATTCATggtatttctaaaaataaataaatacataaatcaataaaattaaatactttaacctcaaaaaataattgtaaacagttagaatgcactttttatttgatgtttacacACCACATGTAATAATCCTAGTATcaagtatgttttaaaaaaataattaatgcttGTGTTGTAATTTAAGGACGTTTCTCAATAGCTAAATTAGTTATATTTGCATAATGGCAAGAAAATAAACAGGCTGGATTAGGATGGAAATGAGGAGCTAAAGTTAGCCATTGCTCAGTGAGGATTATCTTAAGCGAAAGTGCTGACTTGAagcttatttagattttttttaactatgttttgaaatgttaatttctgtaattttgtCAACACAAACCAACCAATAGGCTTCCAAACCTTAAATCCTACCTTAAAAGGGTGCTACACCACTGGCAAGATTGGCTTTAAATAAAACATGGCTGTCTGTGCGGAAAAAAACAAGGGAGAAAATCTGAAACTGGTGATACATGACTTGAGAAAACTGAGAAATGGAGCTTCCCTTTTGATAAAAACCTCAATAATGCATCTTTGAAGTTTGATctctagtttaaaaaaataaagcccTGACGCTGTCTGCCAGATGacacaaaatgttattatatcTTTTGATTTCCATCTTTTCTCAGATACCTGACTTTGTGTCACAATGGACACTTCACATCATTTACTCTTACTCTTGA
Above is a window of Carassius auratus strain Wakin chromosome 35, ASM336829v1, whole genome shotgun sequence DNA encoding:
- the LOC113053992 gene encoding ankyrin repeat domain-containing protein 55-like, translated to MEFNSSSVFEQHKEAAEEVDLNVVYQAAANGDVNTLTATIREDPSILECCDSEGSTPLMHAVSGRQVDTVKLLLKMGASINTQDACGRTSLSLATYLGWLEGCVCLLRNGAKQNIPDKNGRLPIHAATAETDFRLMAVLLQQSTLCEINHQDNEGMTALHWASFHNRPEHVQALLQKGADPTLVDKDFKTALHWAVQSGSRLMCSLILDHHLGSSVINYDDENGKTCVHIAAAAGFSDIIYELSRVPETNLQALDVDERTPLHWAAAAGKDDCVQVLLELGVEPNPRDINENTPLTYAMYCGHTASIKLLSTENRSDSNRPLDSQNSDSSLRKEGKFRMLNHIFSKKKKELHPSQQTDLSQEYQLKEESSEVDDIITMFECVTEPRDESENSSAVRKLNNESEKVHLAEDTSSKDLQSLPPIRTQSLPPISLGKSLLLNSQTLAHRTSGGHVAGHLAHRSQKSKSEHDLFDGKSKDQKAAGSSQILTHKAWISSPSERLLDKLLHDSSSPLDVLCSNHTPYIQRSDPAQNHLLPLRVRESALTRNSLAPIRDHCTHRFSLPPDQVSQGVKKSKSSLGAGLAVLPPPYASKLHRAGVPQSQSLGCFPTPLTGEPLRNIQVLPAIPPQRKRSPSQPRVTPTVQTDGLK